CCCCTTCAATTTTAAAAACCTTTGCCTCACTCTTGTAAAGATCCGGTCTTAAAAAGCCAAAACCTCTCTTTCTCATCTCGTAGGCGGTTTTAAGCGTGGAATAAAAATTGGACTCTTCGTAATTATGTTGGAATTCCTTTTTTGAAAGCTTCGTAATCGTCTGAACCGTCAATGCTTCATCCATTATAATATCAATATCAAAAAACCTCGCTCTGATAGTAAAATAAACGCTGTAAAACTCGAGAGGATAATAAAGTTTGTAAAACGCTATCTTATACGCCATTATCATGTAGGCAACCGCATGGGCCTTTGGGAATAGATAATGAATCTTCTTCAAAGAATCAAGGTACCATTCGGGAGCTTCTGAATCATCTATTGCCTTCAGTTCTTTCTCTGTAAGCTCTTTCCCCTTTCTCACTTTTTCCATAATCATAAAGGCCGTTTTTGGTTCCACTCCAAAATACTCAAGCGTTGTCAAAATATCGTCTCTGCAGCTAACGATCCGATCGATACCTGCAACATTCTTCAAAACTATCTCGCGGGCGTTGTTGAACCAAATATCCGTTCCGTGTGCAAGTGAATTCGTCCTACACAGATCGTAAAAAGTTTTGGGCCTTGTCTCGGTGAGCATCTTGTGGGAAAAAGGTGTCCAAACTTCCGGTACGCCCAACGTTCCAATCTCCGTACCTATCTCTGAAAGATCCACTCCCAACTCCTTTGTAGAAGAGAAAAGTGAGAGAACCCGCTCATCGTGCATCGAAATATTGTTGTAATCGTAACCGGTTAATTCCTTAAGCATTTTTAAAAAGGTTGGACCATCGTGAGACAACACATCTATTTTCAGCAAATCATTTTCTAAAGCCTTAAAATCGTAATGTGTTGTAACGATACCAATCTCAGGAGAATTTGCAGAATATTGATAAGGAGTAAAATCGTGAACATCGTACTCTTGAGGGATTATTATCATAGCTGATGGATGTTGACCTGTATTCAACTTTGTTCCTTTAATTTTTTGAGAAGCCCAAAAAAGATGTGCAAAATTCATATCTTCATCCTTGAAATAATTGAACGCCATCTTCAAAGCGTTGTACCTCGAGATGGTACTTATCGTGCCTGCTTTGTAACAATAGTTCCTACCAAATTTCTCTTCCAAGAACCTTTGTATATCGTTGAAGATCTCAGCCGAAAAATTCACGTCTATATCTGGGATCTTCTCACCAGAATACCCCATAAAAACCTCAAACCTTATATTATGTCCGTCGGAGTTCAAAATCGCACCACAATTTGGGCATGACTTCTCTTTTAAATCAAAACCACTCAAGTTTAAATCCTCACTGAACTCTATAAACCCACAACTCTCACAAAAATAATGTGGTGGCAAAGGATTAACCTCAGTTATCCCCAAAAGAAAAGCGACAAGCGAAGAACCAACTGACCCCCTCGAACCGATCGGATAGCCCATCTCTAAAGACTTCTTGACCATATCGGCTGAGATCAAAAATATCACAGCATACCCGTTATCTATTATACTTTTCAATTCCTTCTCTATCCTATCTATAATTATACGGTGCAACTTTTCTCCATACATCTTTTTTGCGTTGTTATATACGATATCTCTCAAATTTTGGTCGGCAGAAGGGATATAAGGCGCCTTCAATTTAAAGTCAAAAGGGGCAAACTCCTCTACCTCACCAGCGATTTTATTTGGATTTTTCACAACGATTTCTTTTGCAATACCGCGTTTTTTAAAGATCTCAAATGCCGCATCGTACATCTGAGAAGTGCTTCTCAAATAATTAATACTTCGCGTAGCCTTCCTTGGGTTACTCTTTGTGGAAGTACCAAAGATCATAGCGTTTAAATACTCTCGATCTTCTTCTCTCAAATAATGAACATCACCCGACATAACAACAGGCTTTTTTAAAGCTTTTGCAATCTCATACACTGTTTTAGAATAATCGATAATCTTACCCTTCTCCAAACACAAATCGTTATAACAATCCCTTGGGAAAAGCTCTATATAATCAAAAAAAGTTACCCATTCCTTTAAATCGTCAGTAGAATACTTATTCAGAAAATCGTAAAGCAAAAATCCATCCAATGAAGAACCCAAAAGTAGCCCTCTTCTTAAATTCTTCAAATCAGAAAGTGAAATTATCGCACTTTTATTCACAACGTTCATATGTGAAATCGATACTATTTTATAAAGATTCTTCAACCCCTCTTTATTCTTAACCAGCACATTCACGTGTTTTACGATTCCTCTTCTCTCATCGTGCACATTCAGCTCACAACCAAAAATTGCTTTTATACCCTTTTTCTTAGCATACTCATAGAAATAAGGAATTATCTGCACATTCTCGTTATCCGTAATGGCAACCGCCTTTTGCCCAAACGAAGAAACAGCATCCACTAACTCCTCCATATCCAATATGGACAACTTTGAGCTCATCTTTGAATGCGCATGAAGTTCAACCCTCTTTTCTACCGAAAGATCATGCCAAACCGAAGGAACAGCAACTTTTATTGTGTCCACTTTCAAACAATAACTCCCCATTTCACTATCGTACTCTAATACCCCTTCAAATCTAAACCACTCATCTTTCCTTGAGCTCGTTCGGGGCGTTTTGTTGTTTTCTGACTTACACAAAAAAGAATAGCTATAATCAGTAACAAACAAATAATAAAAATCCTTTGCCTCATCAACATAAAAAATTTTGCCTTTTATACTAATCTTCTTATTAAAAAACCCTTCTTCCTGCCCTTTAATATCCGAAAGATTATTAAAAAAATACACAAAACTTCCTCCTTAGGCATACGTATATATAACATTATACACAGTTTTACCTAAGAAGTCAACAATGGGTTTGCACTGGGTGGGAAGCGAGGTAAAGAGCTCCTTCACTTCATCCTTATGGGTGGGCTGCAGGGAGAAGTCCTACATTTTCATTCCTAATGGGTGGGGGGAGCAGGGTGAAAGGGAAAGCCTTTTGCTCATCCTTAGAGGGTGGGCTGCGAGGCGAAGGGGCGCAAACTTAGATAGAATAAATATTTTAGAAACTTCATAATTTTTAAAAATAAGTTTTTGATTTTCAAAGGGGCACAGGGCGAAGCCTTCCCACCCAGCCTGGTGAAAGGGCGCTAATAAAAAGTAGGAGGCAGATAAATAATTATCTGCCTTCATTCCGATCAATATCACTTAACTACTTCTTTGGTTTATCTTTTGGCTTATCTTTCTTTTTCTTTTTTTCCTCTGCCATGACCCTTCCTCCTCCGGGCAAAAAGCCCTGTTAATGGAACCCTTATACCAATAACCAAAACATATAAAAATCTTACAAATATTATACCATACTAAAAATTAAAAGCAACAGTTTTTAGCAAAAATTTTTGGCAAAAATATCGCTTTCGGAAAACTCTGCTAAAAATCCCTCAATTTCAGTCGATAAAAATAGGATAAACAATTACTTAAAAAGAAATATTAAAAGGCCATAAAATACTATCATCCTCATGGGTGGGGTACAGGGTGAAGCCCTCCACCACGAGGGTCTAAGGGGCCGCAGGCCTCTTCTTTAGAGGGCGGGCTGTGGGGCGAAGGGGCGCTATTTATCAAGTTTTAGAACTTCTAAAGACAACTTCAAAAGCTAAGGAGGATTCCCATGTACGAAGAAATCTTTGAATTGATAAACAAAGGAGAAATAAACAAAGCTCAAGAACAAATAGAAAAAATATCCGATGATGATCCGAAAAAATACAACTTAAAAGGACTAATACACTTCAACAAAAAAGAACTAGAAAAAGCCAAAGAACAATTCGAAGAAGGATTAAAAATAAACCCTATTGACTCAGACATATTATTCAACTATGGGTATTTACTAAAAGAAATGAATCAAGAAATGGAGTCATGGAGATACCTCATGAGGATACACGACAAAGATTGGGCAACTTATGATCTATTAGGAGACATAGAATTCAAAGACAGAAGCAAATTAGCATCTCTAAGATTTTACCTAAAAGCAGCAGAACTAACTAATAACCCACAAATGAAAAAGAAGTTCTTAGAAATAAGAAACAAGATAAAAAAAGACACAAAGATAGCCTTCCTTTGCCTTCCTGTCTTAGACAACTTCCTAAAAGACATAGTAGAAACCTTCTCGCTTGGATACGATGTCAAACTCGTAGTATCAACAGACGCAAACGAAATAACACAAGCGATAAAATGGGCGGACATAGTCTGGCTCGAATGGGCAAATGACTTAGCAATATTTGCAACTAACAAAGTCCCTGAAATAGCAAATAAAAAAGTTATTTGTAGATTGCATAGTTACGAAGTCTTTACGGACATGCCTGAAAAAATAAATTGGGGAAATATTGATCAATTGATCTTTGTAGCAAATTCGATGAAAATAATTTTTCATAAATTACATCCTAATCTTGATCTTCAATCATGCAAAGAAGAAATTGTTTACAACGGGGTTGACTTAGACAAATTCAAATTCTCTATACACAAACCAGGATACAACTTAGCTGTGTTAGCTCATATAAACTACAAAAAGAACCCAGCTGAATGGATTCAAATAATAAGTAAATTAAAAGAAATAGATAAACAATATAAACTGCACATTGGAGGAGATTTTCAAGACCCTAGATACAAAGTATACTTTGAACACATAAAAAAAGAAATGAAAATGGAAGACAATTTCATTCTACATGGTTGGATAAACGAAGTAGAAAAATTTTTAGAAGATAAAAACTACATAATTTCAACAA
This genomic window from Petrotoga miotherma DSM 10691 contains:
- a CDS encoding PolC-type DNA polymerase III, which translates into the protein MYFFNNLSDIKGQEEGFFNKKISIKGKIFYVDEAKDFYYLFVTDYSYSFLCKSENNKTPRTSSRKDEWFRFEGVLEYDSEMGSYCLKVDTIKVAVPSVWHDLSVEKRVELHAHSKMSSKLSILDMEELVDAVSSFGQKAVAITDNENVQIIPYFYEYAKKKGIKAIFGCELNVHDERRGIVKHVNVLVKNKEGLKNLYKIVSISHMNVVNKSAIISLSDLKNLRRGLLLGSSLDGFLLYDFLNKYSTDDLKEWVTFFDYIELFPRDCYNDLCLEKGKIIDYSKTVYEIAKALKKPVVMSGDVHYLREEDREYLNAMIFGTSTKSNPRKATRSINYLRSTSQMYDAAFEIFKKRGIAKEIVVKNPNKIAGEVEEFAPFDFKLKAPYIPSADQNLRDIVYNNAKKMYGEKLHRIIIDRIEKELKSIIDNGYAVIFLISADMVKKSLEMGYPIGSRGSVGSSLVAFLLGITEVNPLPPHYFCESCGFIEFSEDLNLSGFDLKEKSCPNCGAILNSDGHNIRFEVFMGYSGEKIPDIDVNFSAEIFNDIQRFLEEKFGRNYCYKAGTISTISRYNALKMAFNYFKDEDMNFAHLFWASQKIKGTKLNTGQHPSAMIIIPQEYDVHDFTPYQYSANSPEIGIVTTHYDFKALENDLLKIDVLSHDGPTFLKMLKELTGYDYNNISMHDERVLSLFSSTKELGVDLSEIGTEIGTLGVPEVWTPFSHKMLTETRPKTFYDLCRTNSLAHGTDIWFNNAREIVLKNVAGIDRIVSCRDDILTTLEYFGVEPKTAFMIMEKVRKGKELTEKELKAIDDSEAPEWYLDSLKKIHYLFPKAHAVAYMIMAYKIAFYKLYYPLEFYSVYFTIRARFFDIDIIMDEALTVQTITKLSKKEFQHNYEESNFYSTLKTAYEMRKRGFGFLRPDLYKSEAKVFKIEGEYLRIPLTKVRNIGSKNAQRILKERGGSTEKTLLSK